Proteins from a single region of Shinella zoogloeoides:
- a CDS encoding IS3 family transposase (programmed frameshift), with the protein MTSKTTNKFSSEVRARAVRMVADHEAEHPSRWAAVSSIAAKIGCSAHTLNEWVKKAEVDSGKRAGLPSDVAEKIKALERENRELRQANEILRKASAYFCPGGARPPTEAMISFIDAHRSVLGVEPICRLLPIAPSTYYEVVAKRTDVDRLSARTRRDMALKIEIRRVFNENFQVYGVRKVWRQLQREGYDVARCTVARLMRMMGLQGVIRGKPVKTTVSDKSAPCPLDRVNRQFFAPAPNMLWLSDFTYVATWQGFVYVAFVIDAFARRIVGWRASRAAHAGFLLDALDQALHDRRPVKRSGLVHHSDRGSQYVSIRYSERLAEAGIEPSVGSVGDSYDNALAETINGLYKAEVIHRRGPWRNFEAVEFATLEWVDWFNNRRLLEPIGNIPPAEAEERYYAMLDAPAMAA; encoded by the exons ATGACAAGCAAGACGACGAACAAATTTTCTTCTGAAGTCCGCGCCCGCGCCGTTCGAATGGTGGCCGATCATGAAGCCGAACATCCTTCCCGGTGGGCGGCTGTATCTTCCATAGCGGCCAAGATCGGTTGCTCGGCGCATACGCTCAATGAATGGGTGAAGAAGGCCGAGGTCGACAGCGGCAAGCGTGCAGGTTTGCCGAGTGACGTGGCGGAGAAGATAAAGGCTTTGGAGCGGGAGAACCGGGAGCTTCGTCAGGCGAATGAGATTTTACGCAAGGCCTCTGCGTATT TTTGCCCAGGCGGAGCTCGACCGCCCACTGAAGCGATGATTTCCTTCATCGATGCACACCGCTCGGTGCTCGGGGTCGAGCCGATCTGCAGGCTGCTGCCGATTGCCCCGTCCACCTACTATGAGGTCGTTGCCAAACGCACGGACGTGGACCGCCTATCGGCCCGCACCCGACGCGACATGGCCCTGAAGATCGAGATACGCCGGGTGTTCAACGAGAACTTCCAGGTCTATGGCGTGCGCAAAGTCTGGCGGCAGTTGCAGCGAGAAGGTTACGACGTTGCCCGCTGCACCGTCGCTCGGCTTATGAGAATGATGGGGCTTCAAGGCGTCATTCGCGGCAAGCCAGTCAAAACCACCGTGTCGGACAAGTCCGCTCCATGCCCGCTAGACCGGGTGAACCGACAGTTCTTCGCTCCCGCGCCGAACATGCTGTGGTTATCCGATTTCACCTATGTCGCGACTTGGCAGGGCTTCGTTTACGTGGCCTTCGTCATTGATGCCTTCGCTCGCCGTATCGTGGGTTGGCGGGCAAGCCGGGCGGCCCATGCGGGCTTTTTGCTTGATGCCCTCGACCAGGCGCTTCATGATCGGCGGCCCGTCAAACGCAGTGGGCTGGTTCATCATTCCGACCGCGGCTCGCAATACGTATCCATTCGCTATTCCGAACGGCTGGCGGAGGCAGGCATCGAGCCGTCTGTCGGAAGCGTTGGTGATAGTTACGACAATGCTCTCGCCGAAACGATCAACGGTCTTTACAAGGCCGAGGTCATCCATCGGCGAGGACCATGGCGCAACTTCGAAGCCGTGGAGTTCGCCACGCTCGAATGGGTCGATTGGTTCAACAACCGCCGCCTTCTGGAGCCCATCGGCAACATACCGCCAGCCGAGGCCGAAGAACGATACTACGCCATGCTGGACGCACCAGCCATGGCCGCATAA
- a CDS encoding SDR family oxidoreductase encodes MTSSTADRGTVLVTGASRGLGRALADLYATAGFRVIACMRQAVPGAQALDVADAGSIAALGERLKGQPIDIVVNNAAVRGDTGGLDTLETEDFLQVMRINALAPLLLARALRPNLLAGGRKVLVNIGSRAGSLAEGTIDDEDGDYAYRCSKAALNMATVKLAQDFRRDGIAVISLHPGWVRTDMGGAEAAVDVAESAAGLKALIDATTLGETGSFRAYDGRTIAW; translated from the coding sequence ATGACGTCAAGCACCGCTGACCGGGGCACGGTCCTCGTCACCGGCGCCTCGCGCGGCCTCGGCCGGGCGCTCGCCGATCTCTATGCGACGGCCGGCTTTCGCGTCATCGCCTGCATGCGGCAGGCGGTGCCCGGGGCGCAGGCGCTCGATGTCGCGGATGCCGGCTCGATTGCCGCGCTCGGCGAACGGCTGAAGGGCCAGCCGATCGATATCGTCGTCAACAATGCGGCGGTTCGGGGCGATACCGGCGGTCTCGATACGCTGGAGACGGAGGATTTCCTTCAGGTCATGCGCATCAATGCGCTCGCCCCGCTGCTCCTTGCCCGCGCGCTCCGGCCCAATCTTCTCGCCGGCGGGCGCAAGGTGCTCGTCAATATCGGCAGCCGCGCCGGTTCGCTGGCCGAAGGCACGATAGACGACGAGGACGGCGACTATGCCTATCGCTGCTCCAAGGCGGCGCTCAACATGGCGACGGTCAAGCTCGCGCAGGATTTCCGCCGCGACGGCATCGCCGTGATCTCGCTGCATCCCGGCTGGGTGCGCACGGATATGGGCGGCGCGGAAGCGGCCGTGGATGTGGCGGAAAGCGCGGCGGGCCTCAAGGCCCTGATCGACGCGACGACGCTGGGCGAGACCGGAAGTTTCCGGGCCTACGACGGCCGAACGATCGCCTGGTGA
- a CDS encoding GNAT family N-acetyltransferase yields the protein MMDTDDFDCHFRRAVSHDVEQLDRILHKAVLEIYGGFETGRPFVAQPLFSEIAIVGSEIIGVAAFSDEVLTCLYVVDRFRNSGVGTCLLHNAMLSGVRATTIPLSNVWGQAFFEHRGWSTRGEIEAKIFGAKTRVVALSFG from the coding sequence ATGATGGATACCGATGATTTCGACTGCCACTTTCGCCGTGCCGTTTCTCATGATGTGGAGCAGCTTGACCGAATTCTCCACAAGGCCGTGTTGGAGATATACGGAGGATTTGAAACTGGCCGTCCTTTTGTCGCGCAGCCTCTCTTTTCGGAAATCGCCATCGTGGGATCGGAGATAATCGGAGTTGCTGCGTTTTCGGACGAGGTGCTGACCTGTCTCTATGTCGTTGACCGTTTCAGAAATTCAGGCGTTGGAACATGCCTTTTACATAACGCGATGCTCTCTGGTGTAAGGGCTACAACGATCCCGCTTTCAAACGTGTGGGGGCAGGCGTTCTTTGAGCATAGAGGTTGGTCTACTAGAGGAGAGATCGAGGCCAAAATCTTTGGTGCAAAAACGCGGGTCGTTGCGCTGTCCTTTGGATAA
- a CDS encoding amino acid ABC transporter permease has protein sequence MSFVRSVRPSNLVILAALPFIVYLFASSGDYQRALRAILGIEPGSGAYVPGFLLLTLAFSAGLGVLVLSRAKAARPRLTIVAGLVAFVATAAILAGDLVHPFIASVVANGVDPFKSDLVVKGVTPRQLTEAADLMVRGVEGWLWPAYAVLLLAGLGLLFTGSRAAVPAESPAYRAGSWITGLVNGAGLAFVLLFAYLAFASGLATTIRAAIAAYILAAILGLVWVGLLKLRYTRRNLVTFAVLTAVFAALSAWFLLQPKDGYVLAGTLEGKVGIVTNTPSGLISAVRFGQYEGGPTSETAVRTFVTPQQAIEAIGKKEDVSGALLPAATVPADWPRLWQVEALNDRDRATGITLAVIAIIIGLLTFGGFLHRRHPLSIGSEFVVDTIRGIPMLVIVLYVGLPLSGALKDATAGVFDPPNLMRGIVAMALAYSAYLAEIFRSGINAIPAGQIEAAGSLGLNRWQTARLVILPQAFRIVIPPLGNELIAILKDTSLLSILSIRDITQRMREFQSASFLPFAPYNSAAILYILLTLAAASLISLVEKKYDVKHR, from the coding sequence ATGTCGTTTGTCAGAAGCGTGAGGCCCAGCAATCTGGTGATCCTCGCCGCGCTGCCCTTCATCGTCTATCTCTTTGCCTCCTCGGGCGACTACCAGCGCGCGCTGCGCGCCATCCTCGGCATCGAGCCGGGTTCGGGCGCCTATGTGCCGGGCTTCCTGCTGCTGACCCTTGCCTTTTCCGCCGGCCTCGGCGTGCTCGTTCTTTCGCGGGCGAAGGCCGCGCGGCCGCGCCTGACGATCGTTGCGGGTCTCGTCGCCTTCGTCGCGACGGCCGCTATTCTTGCCGGCGACCTCGTCCACCCCTTCATCGCCTCCGTGGTGGCGAACGGCGTCGATCCGTTCAAGTCCGATCTCGTGGTCAAGGGCGTGACGCCCCGTCAGTTGACGGAGGCCGCCGACCTCATGGTGCGCGGCGTCGAGGGCTGGCTGTGGCCGGCCTATGCGGTGCTGCTGCTTGCCGGCCTCGGTCTTCTCTTTACCGGCAGCCGTGCGGCCGTTCCGGCGGAAAGCCCGGCCTATCGGGCAGGCTCGTGGATCACCGGCCTCGTCAATGGCGCGGGCCTCGCCTTCGTGCTGCTCTTTGCCTATCTCGCCTTCGCCTCGGGCCTTGCCACGACCATCCGCGCCGCCATCGCCGCCTATATCCTGGCGGCTATCCTCGGTCTCGTCTGGGTCGGGCTTCTCAAGCTGCGCTATACGCGCCGCAACCTCGTCACCTTCGCAGTGCTGACGGCCGTCTTCGCCGCGCTCTCCGCCTGGTTCCTGCTGCAGCCGAAGGACGGCTATGTGCTGGCCGGTACGCTGGAGGGCAAGGTCGGCATCGTCACCAACACGCCGTCCGGTCTCATCAGCGCCGTGCGCTTCGGCCAGTATGAGGGCGGCCCGACGAGCGAGACGGCGGTGCGCACCTTCGTCACGCCGCAGCAGGCCATCGAGGCCATCGGCAAGAAGGAGGACGTCAGCGGCGCGCTGCTGCCGGCCGCCACCGTGCCCGCCGACTGGCCGCGTCTGTGGCAGGTGGAGGCGCTGAACGACCGCGACCGCGCCACCGGCATCACGCTCGCCGTCATCGCCATCATTATCGGCCTGCTCACCTTTGGCGGCTTCCTGCATCGCCGCCACCCGCTGTCCATCGGCTCGGAATTCGTCGTCGATACGATCCGCGGCATCCCCATGCTCGTCATCGTGCTCTATGTCGGCCTGCCGCTGTCGGGTGCGCTGAAGGATGCGACGGCCGGTGTCTTCGACCCGCCGAACCTGATGCGCGGCATCGTCGCCATGGCGCTCGCCTATTCCGCCTATCTCGCGGAAATCTTCCGCTCCGGCATCAACGCCATTCCGGCCGGCCAGATCGAGGCGGCGGGCAGCCTCGGGCTGAACCGCTGGCAGACCGCGCGGCTCGTCATCCTGCCGCAGGCCTTCCGCATCGTCATCCCGCCGCTCGGCAACGAGCTGATCGCCATCCTCAAGGACACCTCGCTGCTCTCGATCCTGTCGATCCGCGATATCACGCAGCGCATGCGCGAGTTCCAGTCGGCGAGCTTCCTGCCGTTCGCGCCCTACAATTCGGCGGCGATCCTCTACATCCTGCTGACGCTTGCGGCTGCAAGCCTCATCAGCCTCGTCGAGAAGAAATATGACGTCAAGCACCGCTGA
- a CDS encoding cold-shock protein, with protein sequence MSRVIYAVGDTVRLKPDLFRRAEGGGICRIAGILPSDHGEVQYRVRLGNETFERRILASDIDAPEAMAARSAAGLHPSAGGKEPWFKPSTIRTRK encoded by the coding sequence ATGAGCCGGGTAATCTACGCTGTCGGCGATACCGTCAGGCTTAAGCCTGACCTGTTCCGCCGGGCAGAAGGTGGCGGAATTTGCCGGATCGCGGGAATTCTGCCTTCCGATCACGGAGAGGTGCAGTATCGCGTGCGTCTCGGCAACGAAACGTTCGAGCGCCGCATCCTGGCGAGCGATATCGACGCGCCGGAGGCAATGGCGGCGCGCTCCGCTGCGGGATTGCATCCATCGGCGGGTGGCAAGGAGCCTTGGTTCAAGCCATCCACCATTCGGACCAGAAAGTAA
- a CDS encoding transporter substrate-binding domain-containing protein: MRKFVATLALAALVAGSAHAADLGGKLLKVGSDTTSPPMESVDPATGQIVGFDVDVVNAVCAKINCQAEFVTTGWDGIFAALDQGSFDLVASGVSITDERKKAMDFSDPYIINSQAVLTRAEDQGITLDKFKAEGRKLSAQANTTDAQVAEGVVGKENVAAYDSFSAAIIALKNKDVDGVVINGANAAAYEREFAGELVASIKDLESDPLGLVFRKGDENVAAFNEGLKAIKDDGTLDKLVAKYWGLK; this comes from the coding sequence ATGAGGAAATTCGTTGCAACGCTTGCGCTTGCCGCTCTGGTGGCCGGTAGCGCCCATGCGGCCGATCTTGGTGGCAAGCTCCTGAAGGTCGGGTCGGACACGACCTCGCCGCCGATGGAGAGCGTCGACCCGGCGACGGGCCAGATCGTCGGCTTCGACGTCGACGTGGTCAACGCCGTCTGCGCCAAGATCAATTGCCAGGCCGAATTCGTCACGACCGGCTGGGACGGCATCTTCGCCGCGCTCGACCAGGGCAGCTTCGATCTCGTCGCCTCGGGCGTGTCGATCACCGACGAGCGCAAGAAGGCGATGGACTTCTCCGATCCCTATATCATCAACAGCCAGGCCGTGCTGACGCGCGCCGAGGACCAGGGCATCACGCTCGACAAGTTCAAGGCCGAGGGTCGCAAGCTCTCCGCCCAGGCCAACACGACGGACGCGCAGGTCGCCGAAGGCGTGGTCGGCAAGGAAAACGTCGCCGCCTATGACAGCTTCAGCGCCGCCATCATCGCGCTCAAGAACAAGGACGTCGACGGCGTCGTGATCAACGGCGCGAACGCCGCCGCCTATGAGCGCGAATTTGCCGGCGAACTGGTCGCCTCCATCAAGGATCTGGAATCCGATCCGCTCGGCCTCGTCTTCCGCAAGGGCGACGAGAATGTCGCCGCCTTCAACGAGGGCCTGAAGGCGATCAAGGACGACGGCACGCTCGACAAGCTCGTCGCCAAGTACTGGGGCCTCAAGTAA
- a CDS encoding IS3 family transposase (programmed frameshift) — translation MTSHNPKMEVLSGPERRRRWSTAEKLAIIQETYEPDATVSIVARRYGIQPNQLFTWRKLATQGALTATAAEEDVVPASEYRALQNQVKELQRLLGKKTMEGEILKEALEIATGPKKTPVALAVVAEGKFPMTAVCETFGVARSNMAERVKQRPSKARGRPPLADDDLVDEIKAIISEMPTYGYRRVHAILRRRARSESRPWPNAKRVYRVMKVHGMLLQRHTGAIDSRRHDGRVAVEHSNLRWCSDGFEIGCDNREKVRVAFALDCCDREAIAHVATTQGIKSEDVQDLVITAVENRFGRINTLPKPIEWLTDNGSCFIAKDTKSLLMDIGMEPCTTPVRSPQSNGMAEAFVKTFKRDYVSVNPIPDAETVIAQLPLWFEHYNTLHPHKALGYRSPREFLNRQTEI, via the exons ATGACTAGTCACAATCCGAAGATGGAAGTCCTGTCCGGTCCTGAGCGCCGCCGTCGCTGGTCGACGGCAGAGAAGCTTGCCATCATTCAGGAGACATATGAGCCGGATGCTACGGTGAGCATTGTTGCTCGCCGCTATGGCATTCAGCCGAACCAGTTGTTCACCTGGCGTAAGCTCGCTACTCAAGGCGCTCTGACGGCCACGGCTGCGGAGGAGGATGTTGTCCCGGCGTCCGAATATCGTGCCCTTCAAAACCAGGTGAAAGAGTTGCAGCGTCTGCTTGGTAAGAAGACGATGGAAGGCGAGATTCTCAAAGAGGCGCTTGAGATCGCCACAGGCCCAA AAAAAACACCTGTTGCGCTCGCTGTCGTTGCCGAAGGGAAGTTCCCGATGACTGCTGTGTGCGAGACTTTTGGTGTTGCCCGGTCAAACATGGCTGAGCGAGTGAAACAGCGTCCTTCCAAAGCCCGTGGTCGGCCGCCGCTCGCGGATGATGATCTCGTTGATGAAATCAAAGCGATCATCTCCGAGATGCCGACCTACGGATATCGCCGGGTTCACGCGATCTTACGTCGTAGAGCCCGCAGCGAAAGCCGCCCATGGCCGAACGCTAAACGCGTCTATCGGGTGATGAAGGTGCACGGCATGCTTCTCCAACGCCACACAGGTGCCATTGATAGCCGTCGCCATGACGGCCGTGTTGCCGTGGAGCACTCGAACCTGCGTTGGTGTTCCGACGGCTTCGAAATTGGCTGCGACAACAGAGAGAAGGTCCGCGTTGCCTTTGCTCTCGACTGCTGTGATCGTGAAGCCATCGCCCATGTCGCAACCACCCAAGGCATCAAGAGCGAAGACGTTCAGGACCTTGTCATCACAGCAGTCGAGAACCGCTTCGGTCGCATCAACACCCTTCCCAAGCCGATTGAATGGCTCACCGACAACGGCTCGTGCTTCATTGCAAAGGACACTAAATCGCTGCTGATGGACATCGGAATGGAGCCTTGCACGACGCCGGTTCGCAGCCCTCAGTCCAACGGAATGGCCGAAGCCTTTGTCAAAACATTCAAGCGCGACTACGTCTCGGTCAATCCCATTCCCGACGCAGAAACCGTCATCGCCCAACTGCCATTGTGGTTCGAGCACTATAACACCCTTCACCCGCACAAGGCTTTGGGATATCGATCCCCGCGTGAGTTCTTAAACCGTCAAACAGAAATCTGA
- a CDS encoding DNA polymerase — translation MHKSTLAKEFTFKIEPDDHGGKKKTVTIQSQNISEPPVAGKKQRRKKEPNAHLLIGFDTEYQSVADNELESTIEAGAKNELLSYQFSIKLITKDAQAETPEADGIIIPDEDQRLTFSEFVGFAIGSLIEKFPDLKLPNSIYLLGHFIRADFPAFSDFKDNARLTSNVRSTFVSIDSAISVKFGEADTAIAEFNVVVRDTILLAPSNAKSLAGIGDLLGFPKIQLGKTPQEDKEIKENMARFRRERWSEFREYAIRDAQVCVRFAERIIQQSQTLFTSFKMPATLTSFGTKLLLQGWQQKGLDGNQILGRETVKEKIFSKKDGYFKTKIVTPLKEEAYFNEAFITETYHGGRNEQFIFGIADEGEWRDHDLSSAYTTAMSLIGMPDWDNITNLIDLDDVGPHDLSFFSVDFEFPQSVRFPTLPVRTANGIIFPRKGNSKCAAPELYLAKKLGARLTFRKGVHVPTNCHHPAFRDFIKTSIEKRMAHPKGTFDNLFWKEVGNSTYGKTAQGLREKRVYNLQDDGMEALPPSKITQPYFASFITSYTRAVLGEILNGFAEHVDVFSVTTDGFLSNASDQDIETATSGELFKSFRAARRHLDERWLGLSEQLRAFR, via the coding sequence ATGCATAAGTCCACGCTTGCGAAAGAATTCACCTTCAAGATCGAGCCTGACGATCACGGCGGCAAGAAGAAGACCGTCACCATTCAAAGCCAGAATATTTCTGAGCCTCCTGTCGCCGGCAAAAAACAGCGGCGAAAGAAAGAGCCAAACGCTCATCTCCTCATCGGTTTCGACACCGAATATCAGTCGGTAGCTGACAACGAACTGGAGAGCACCATTGAAGCGGGTGCAAAAAACGAGCTTCTTTCCTACCAGTTTTCAATCAAGCTGATCACCAAAGACGCACAGGCTGAAACACCTGAAGCTGACGGGATTATTATTCCCGATGAGGATCAACGCTTAACCTTCAGCGAATTTGTGGGCTTTGCTATCGGCTCACTGATCGAGAAATTCCCCGATCTGAAGTTGCCGAATTCCATCTACCTTCTCGGCCATTTTATCCGGGCTGACTTTCCCGCATTCAGCGACTTCAAGGACAATGCGCGGCTGACTTCCAACGTCAGAAGCACATTCGTCAGCATCGACAGCGCAATTTCCGTAAAGTTTGGCGAGGCTGATACAGCGATTGCAGAGTTCAACGTCGTTGTCCGCGATACCATTCTGCTTGCACCGAGCAACGCGAAATCCCTGGCAGGTATTGGTGATCTTCTTGGCTTCCCAAAGATTCAACTCGGCAAAACCCCGCAGGAAGACAAGGAAATCAAGGAGAACATGGCGCGCTTTCGTAGGGAGCGATGGAGCGAATTCCGCGAGTATGCAATCCGTGATGCTCAAGTGTGCGTCCGCTTTGCCGAGCGTATCATTCAGCAGAGTCAGACGCTTTTCACATCGTTCAAAATGCCGGCAACCTTAACCTCCTTTGGGACAAAACTCCTGCTTCAGGGATGGCAACAAAAAGGTTTGGACGGCAACCAAATCCTGGGGCGCGAGACCGTCAAAGAGAAAATCTTCAGCAAGAAGGACGGCTATTTCAAAACCAAGATCGTGACGCCGCTGAAGGAGGAGGCATATTTCAACGAGGCGTTCATCACGGAGACCTATCACGGCGGCCGGAACGAACAGTTCATTTTCGGCATTGCAGATGAAGGTGAGTGGCGGGATCACGACCTCAGTTCGGCATACACGACGGCAATGTCATTAATCGGCATGCCTGACTGGGATAACATCACCAATCTGATAGACCTTGACGACGTTGGGCCGCACGATCTCAGCTTCTTCTCGGTGGATTTTGAATTCCCGCAGTCTGTACGCTTTCCGACACTGCCTGTTCGTACGGCCAATGGGATTATCTTTCCTCGCAAAGGAAACTCGAAATGCGCTGCGCCGGAGCTGTACCTGGCCAAGAAGCTCGGCGCACGATTGACATTCCGTAAGGGTGTACACGTCCCAACCAATTGCCATCATCCGGCTTTCAGGGACTTCATCAAAACCAGCATCGAAAAGCGCATGGCGCATCCGAAGGGGACTTTTGACAACCTGTTCTGGAAAGAGGTGGGAAACAGCACTTACGGAAAGACGGCACAGGGCCTTCGCGAAAAGCGGGTATACAACCTACAAGACGATGGAATGGAAGCGCTTCCGCCGAGCAAGATCACACAGCCATATTTCGCATCGTTCATCACGTCATATACAAGGGCGGTCCTCGGCGAAATTCTCAACGGCTTTGCCGAACATGTAGATGTTTTCAGCGTGACAACCGATGGCTTCCTCTCAAATGCCAGCGACCAAGATATCGAAACGGCTACCAGCGGTGAGTTGTTCAAATCGTTTCGAGCAGCTCGCCGTCATCTCGACGAGAGGTGGCTCGGTTTGTCTGAACAGCTTCGGGCGTTTCGCTAA
- the rpsU gene encoding 30S ribosomal protein S21 yields MQVLVRDNNVDQALRVLKKKMQREGLFREMKARSAFEKPSEKRVREKAEAVRRARKLARKKAQREGLLPAPKKKPVSARRA; encoded by the coding sequence TTGCAGGTTCTCGTACGGGACAACAATGTCGATCAGGCCCTCCGGGTCCTGAAGAAGAAAATGCAGCGCGAAGGGCTTTTTCGCGAGATGAAGGCGCGGAGCGCCTTTGAGAAGCCTTCCGAGAAGAGGGTGCGCGAGAAGGCCGAGGCCGTCAGGCGTGCCCGCAAGCTCGCCCGCAAGAAAGCACAGCGGGAGGGGCTGCTGCCGGCTCCGAAGAAGAAGCCCGTGAGCGCGCGTCGCGCCTGA
- a CDS encoding helix-turn-helix domain-containing protein — MEVQELVGWNLRRLRVERKISQDDLALIAEVERAYVGYLERGKRNPTVAILARLANALEVHISELFVQPLDIEAKPRPLKPGRKKTSG, encoded by the coding sequence ATGGAAGTGCAAGAGCTCGTCGGCTGGAATCTCAGGAGATTGCGTGTTGAGCGCAAAATTTCTCAGGACGATTTGGCTTTGATCGCCGAGGTCGAACGGGCATATGTTGGGTATCTGGAGAGAGGGAAACGCAACCCAACTGTTGCAATCCTCGCCCGACTAGCCAACGCACTCGAAGTGCACATTTCTGAATTATTTGTTCAGCCTCTTGATATTGAAGCCAAACCACGCCCGCTGAAACCCGGACGAAAGAAAACGAGCGGCTGA
- a CDS encoding tyrosine-type recombinase/integrase, translating into MSLVKRGNSKFWYVQFQIDRQTIVRSTKTTDRKVAEQVAAKIRADVHAELLLGKKELITLETALRRFANTKAGTANYRNLKSQIRIILRTIDCSIPLPKVNSDTLEQFRQKRLSQGCGSQTIKHGMNCLMGAIRLARKDGYQCPSVDAPLIRTANSRVRYLSVEEERRLLRELDPTRVANGLSAEPARRADRQKWMQDNYDLVIMLIDTGARYSEIANIAWKDIDLNGGEIRLWRSKVQNESVIYMTDRVEIILRRRRRESNGLTVFANKAGERRGYSAIAIRKAFRRAGLDDCTIHTLRHTHATRLVQNGLSIQEVKAVLGHTDIRTTMRYAHLEQTVVTRKARDIVNALNAANFSAEGRA; encoded by the coding sequence ATGTCACTTGTAAAGCGTGGAAATTCCAAATTCTGGTATGTGCAGTTCCAGATTGATCGTCAAACGATAGTCCGTTCGACAAAGACGACCGACCGCAAGGTTGCCGAACAGGTCGCGGCGAAGATTCGCGCTGATGTCCACGCTGAACTGCTGCTCGGCAAAAAGGAGCTTATCACGCTAGAGACGGCGCTTCGTCGGTTTGCGAACACGAAGGCTGGAACCGCGAACTACCGCAATCTGAAAAGCCAGATCAGGATCATTCTGAGAACTATCGACTGCTCGATTCCGCTGCCGAAGGTCAATTCCGACACGCTGGAACAGTTTCGGCAAAAGCGTTTGTCCCAGGGATGCGGGTCGCAGACGATCAAGCACGGAATGAACTGTTTGATGGGAGCGATCCGACTTGCTCGAAAAGACGGCTATCAATGTCCGTCAGTCGACGCCCCCTTGATTAGAACAGCAAATTCCAGAGTGCGGTATCTGAGCGTTGAGGAGGAACGACGCCTCCTGCGTGAGTTGGATCCGACGCGCGTGGCCAATGGTCTATCTGCTGAACCTGCCCGTCGAGCTGATCGCCAGAAATGGATGCAGGACAATTATGATCTGGTGATCATGCTGATCGACACCGGCGCGCGCTATAGCGAAATCGCCAATATCGCTTGGAAGGATATCGATCTGAATGGCGGTGAAATACGTCTATGGCGCTCCAAGGTTCAAAACGAAAGCGTGATCTATATGACGGACCGGGTGGAAATAATCCTTCGCCGCCGCAGAAGGGAGAGCAACGGTCTGACCGTCTTTGCCAACAAGGCGGGGGAGAGGCGGGGATACTCGGCGATTGCCATCCGCAAGGCGTTCCGTCGCGCGGGCCTTGATGATTGTACGATCCACACGCTTCGCCATACGCACGCAACGCGCCTTGTTCAAAACGGGCTGTCAATCCAAGAGGTCAAGGCCGTGCTCGGTCACACCGATATCCGAACGACAATGCGATATGCCCATCTTGAGCAGACCGTTGTTACCCGCAAAGCGCGTGACATCGTGAATGCCCTCAACGCTGCCAATTTCTCTGCTGAAGGTAGAGCGTAA
- a CDS encoding cold-shock protein has protein sequence MNSGTVKWFNSTKGFGFIAPDDGATDVFVHISAVERAGLRSLAEGQKVSFDIVQDRKSGKSSADNLRAA, from the coding sequence ATGAATTCAGGCACTGTAAAGTGGTTCAACAGCACCAAGGGCTTCGGTTTCATCGCTCCCGATGACGGCGCGACGGACGTGTTCGTCCATATTTCGGCGGTTGAGCGCGCCGGCCTTCGTTCCCTCGCCGAGGGCCAGAAGGTAAGCTTCGACATCGTGCAGGACCGCAAGTCCGGCAAGAGCTCCGCAGACAACCTGCGCGCTGCATAA